In the Pseudomonas sp. DTU_2021_1001937_2_SI_NGA_ILE_001 genome, one interval contains:
- a CDS encoding HDOD domain-containing protein: MSQELTPEQIQQALQGITVPAQPQILVDLQMEQYMPDPDLGVIAKLISQDPGLSGALLKIVNSAHFGLSNKIASIEKAVNLLGSRTVINLINAQSIKGEMSDETIVTLNRFWDTAQDVAMTSLTLAKRIGSQTVDESYALGLFHDCGVPLMLKRFPDYMQVLENAYANASAECRVVDTENAAFDTNHSVVGYYTAKSWRLPEHLCSAIANHHNALAIFQDESNSNTPLKNLLGPLKMAEHICQSFQVLGNQDVDHEWDVVGPLVLDYVGLSEYDFEYLKESIRELSGH; encoded by the coding sequence ATGTCCCAAGAGCTGACCCCCGAGCAGATTCAGCAAGCCCTGCAAGGCATCACTGTTCCCGCGCAACCGCAGATCCTCGTCGACCTGCAGATGGAGCAGTACATGCCCGACCCCGATCTGGGCGTCATCGCCAAGCTGATTTCCCAAGACCCAGGCCTGTCCGGGGCGTTGCTCAAAATCGTCAATTCGGCGCACTTCGGCCTGTCCAACAAGATCGCCTCGATCGAGAAGGCGGTTAACCTGCTCGGCAGCCGTACGGTGATCAACCTCATCAACGCCCAATCGATCAAGGGCGAGATGAGCGACGAGACCATCGTCACCCTCAACCGCTTCTGGGACACGGCCCAGGACGTGGCCATGACCAGCCTGACCCTGGCCAAGCGCATCGGCTCGCAGACCGTTGACGAATCCTATGCGCTGGGCCTGTTCCACGACTGCGGCGTGCCGCTGATGCTCAAGCGCTTTCCGGACTACATGCAGGTTCTGGAAAACGCCTACGCCAATGCCAGCGCCGAGTGCCGGGTGGTCGACACCGAGAACGCGGCGTTCGACACCAACCATTCGGTGGTCGGCTACTACACGGCCAAGTCATGGCGCCTGCCCGAGCATCTGTGTTCGGCCATCGCCAACCATCACAATGCCCTGGCGATCTTCCAGGACGAGTCCAACAGCAACACCCCGCTGAAGAACCTGCTGGGCCCGCTGAAGATGGCCGAGCACATCTGTCAGTCCTTCCAGGTACTGGGCAACCAGGACGTGGACCATGAATGGGATGTCGTAGGGCCGCTGGTGCTCGATTACGTCGGGCTGTCCGAATACGATTTCGAATACCTCAAGGAAAGCATCCGCGAGCTGAGCGGTCATTGA
- a CDS encoding type 1 glutamine amidotransferase domain-containing protein has product MSNSLQGKRVAFLVTDGFEQVELTGPKQALEQAGARTEILSAKAGQVKGWNHDEPADDFPVDRTFAQAKDEHYDAVVLPGGVMNSDTIRLDADAQHIVRLVNGQNRPIAVICHGGWLLISAELVKGKTLTSYKTLKDDLANAGAHWVDKPVVVDGNLISSRQPDDIEAFNTAIIEALSA; this is encoded by the coding sequence ATGTCCAACTCCCTGCAAGGCAAGCGTGTTGCATTTCTGGTAACCGATGGTTTCGAACAGGTCGAGCTTACCGGCCCGAAACAGGCCCTCGAGCAGGCCGGTGCGCGGACGGAAATTCTCTCTGCCAAAGCCGGGCAGGTGAAAGGCTGGAACCACGACGAACCGGCCGACGACTTTCCGGTGGACCGCACTTTCGCCCAGGCCAAGGACGAACACTACGATGCCGTGGTGCTGCCCGGTGGCGTGATGAACTCCGATACCATTCGTCTGGATGCCGACGCCCAGCACATCGTACGCCTGGTCAACGGTCAGAACCGGCCCATTGCGGTGATCTGCCACGGCGGCTGGCTGCTGATTTCCGCCGAGCTGGTCAAAGGCAAGACCCTGACCAGCTACAAGACCCTCAAGGACGACCTGGCCAACGCCGGCGCCCATTGGGTCGACAAGCCGGTGGTGGTCGACGGCAACCTGATCAGCAGCCGCCAGCCCGACGACATCGAGGCGTTCAACACCGCCATCATCGAGGCGCTGTCTGCCTGA
- a CDS encoding class I SAM-dependent rRNA methyltransferase — MSLPSLRLKANADRRLRAGHLWIYSNEIDVAATPLNRFAAGDQAVLEAASGKPLGIVAMSPNNLICARLLSRDIKLPLDKSLLVHRLNVALSLRERLFDKPFYRLVYGDSDLLPGLVVDRFDHILVVQLASATMEQHKDDVIAALVQVLKPSGILFKNDSSARDAEGLNRYVETVYGAVPEWVALEENGVKFEAPVLDGQKTGWFYDHRMNRARLAPYVKGKRVLDLYSYIGGWGIQAGAFGASEVTCVDASGFALDGVERNAALNGFAEKVTCIEGDVFEALKELKAAEERFDVIVADPPAFIKRKKDLKNGEGAYRRLNEQAMRLLSKDGILVSASCSMHLPEDDLHNILLTSARHLDRNMQLLERGGQGPDHPVHPAIHETRYIKSITCRLLPNS, encoded by the coding sequence ATGTCTCTGCCCAGCCTGCGCCTCAAAGCCAATGCCGACCGCCGCCTGCGCGCCGGCCATCTGTGGATCTACAGCAACGAGATCGACGTGGCGGCCACCCCGCTGAACCGCTTCGCGGCCGGTGACCAGGCCGTGCTGGAAGCGGCCAGCGGCAAACCCCTGGGCATCGTCGCCATGAGCCCCAACAACCTGATCTGCGCCCGCCTGCTGTCGCGCGACATCAAGCTGCCACTGGACAAGTCGCTGCTGGTGCACCGCCTCAACGTGGCCCTGTCGCTGCGCGAGCGGCTGTTCGACAAACCGTTCTACCGCCTGGTGTACGGCGACTCGGACCTGCTGCCAGGCCTGGTGGTGGACCGCTTCGACCACATCCTGGTGGTGCAACTGGCTTCGGCGACCATGGAACAGCACAAGGATGACGTGATCGCCGCCCTGGTGCAGGTGCTCAAGCCCAGCGGCATCCTGTTCAAGAACGACTCCAGCGCCCGCGATGCCGAGGGCCTGAACCGCTACGTCGAGACCGTCTATGGCGCGGTGCCGGAATGGGTAGCCCTGGAAGAGAACGGCGTGAAGTTCGAAGCGCCGGTGCTCGACGGCCAGAAGACCGGCTGGTTCTACGACCACCGCATGAACCGTGCGCGCCTGGCGCCCTATGTGAAGGGCAAGCGGGTCCTGGACCTGTACAGCTACATCGGCGGCTGGGGTATTCAGGCCGGGGCCTTCGGCGCCAGTGAAGTGACTTGCGTGGACGCCTCGGGCTTCGCCCTCGACGGCGTGGAGCGCAATGCCGCGCTGAATGGCTTCGCAGAGAAGGTCACCTGCATCGAAGGCGACGTGTTCGAAGCCCTGAAGGAACTGAAAGCCGCTGAAGAGCGCTTCGACGTGATCGTTGCCGACCCGCCGGCCTTCATCAAGCGCAAGAAAGACCTGAAGAACGGTGAAGGCGCCTACCGCCGCCTGAACGAACAGGCCATGCGCCTGCTCAGCAAGGACGGCATCCTGGTCAGCGCCTCGTGCTCGATGCACCTGCCCGAGGACGACCTGCACAACATCCTGCTGACCAGCGCCCGCCACCTGGACCGCAACATGCAGCTGCTCGAACGCGGCGGCCAGGGCCCGGACCATCCGGTACACCCGGCGATCCACGAGACCCGCTACATCAAGAGCATCACCTGCCGGCTGCTGCCCAACAGCTGA